A genomic window from Pocillopora verrucosa isolate sample1 chromosome 7, ASM3666991v2, whole genome shotgun sequence includes:
- the LOC131770720 gene encoding uncharacterized protein, which yields MSRFGRYPLNIPSLTEAFANFQQNVSGSNQRRDRQDYDDRRFRDRDRDTRRDDEYGRRDSGGARGRSSRERFSPEPSYSSYLDDHRQGSQSNLVSYPLGHLNSSRSDRGNNRNDRNHNQNRDRYRNNSTNNRSQGNRSSTNQGPGILGAKPGDRSVPELPSNPLQVPALGLSGGGNNPTAGLTAQLAQQQQQLMAMVQTQSLLAAMQAQANANAQAQVQQAKRAMPNSLGGLLPTPLIPRTGGRDMQRQNRKRRNDGWGGGNFANKRDRPDRNRGQQGFNRGSNFQNRGRQFGGGAQSHQAKKTTVTTKEETKDEEVNEEEVEEEDVEEGGDNEQEVEEPHEEEKQEQDSVNERPRANEFNQPPLPKSTNFLGEDVDSLMISLYDRKRNKYICQECKIICNLPMSFHKHLLGKRHARTVLESRGQEFEDAKFKSFSQGTTPTDKSGTEEVSTANESDDREKLSVEEVSSPSALHSPGPDFNLDFVKYTCNTRKTAMKEGDVVTISSVTQSRVQIEGFTSGRNMLGCEFVKAVSGFNCRLCKAFIRCGNDVITHIKGKKHQKNYQTYAQEHPQYEDHQLLRNKELEQVLEPKEGEEVVLYEVLDKDIKSSSSKQRSHRKDSQSEQQPEVPITKFVVAPEGYDEDSQLQINCEAADVHLDLGDLDNINEDSLLADQSGDEHGESTLEEKFPIFGQIEQFGDEEVPESDLSLSGTTPQLDDVEDFTPMATDESVNNEEIESPIPPVSISPGQNVELVEPETPTSSQEEVEESPPVRETTPTGRRGRKNARGGAGRGGTARGRGRGRGTKRGTRAATGAGKSSKAKKAKVEVAPENDDMDLMEGFEIIDEIGDAED from the exons ATGTCACGATTTGGAAGGTACCCTTTAAACATTCCTTCACTTACTGAGGCGTTTGCAAATTTCCAGCAAAATGTTTCAGGGTCAAACCAGAGACGGGACCGCCAAGACTATGATGACAGACGCTTCCGAGATCGTGATCGAGATACAAGGAGAGACGATGAGTACGGTCGAAGAGATAGCGGTGGTGCTAGAGGGAGATCTTCGCGGGAGAGGTTCTCGCCAGAA CCCTCCTATTCATCATATTTAGATGACCATCGGCAAGGAAGCCAGTCAAATCTTGTGAGTTATCCTTTGGGACACTTGAACAGCTCAAGATCTGATCGTGGTAATAACAGGAATGATAGAAATCATAATCAAAACAGAGATCGATATCGGAACAACAGCACTAATAATCGATCTCAAGGCAACCGAAGCTCTACTAATCAGGGACCTGGAATTTTGGGTGCCAAGCCTGGTGATCGCTCTGTCCCAGAGCTTCCATCTAATCCTTTACAAGTTCCAG CTTTGGGTCTGTCAGGAGGAGGTAATAACCCAACAGCTGGCTTGACAGCACAGTTGGCTCAGCAACAGCAGCAACTCATGGCCATGGTGCAGACTCAGTCACTCTTGGCAGCTATGCAGGCGCAAGCTAACGCAAATGCTCAAGCACAGGTTCAGCAAGCGAAGCGTGCCATGCCAAATTCTCTAGGAGGGTTACTACCCACACCACTGATACCAAGGACTGGGGGAAGAGACATGCAGCGGCAGAACCGTAAGCGTAGAAATGATGGATGGGGTGGAGGTAACTTTGCAAACAAGAGAGATCGGCCAGATCGCAATCGTGGCCAGCAAGGTTTCAACCGtggatcaaattttcaaaatagagGCAGGCAGTTTGGAGGAGGAGCACAGAGCCACCAAGCAAAGAAGACCACTGTCACAACCAAAGAGGAGACCAAGGATGAAGAAGTCAATGAGGAGGAAGTTGAGGAGGAGGATGTTGAAGAAGGAG GTGATAATGAACAGGAGGTTGAGGAACCACATGAAGAGGAAAAGCAAGAGCAAGACAGTGTTAATGAAAGACCTCGTGCAAATGAATTCAATCAGCCACCTCTTCCCAAATCCACAAACTTTCTTGGAGAAGATGTTGATTCTTTGATGATCTCTCTGTACGACAGGAAAAGAAACAAGTACATTTGTCAGGAATGCAAGATTATTTGCAACTTGCCAATG AGCTTTCATAAACATCTTCTTGGAAAGAGACATGCAAGGACTGTTCTAGAAAGCCGAGGACAGGAATTTGAGGATGCAAAGTTCAAGAGTTTTAGTCAG GGGACAACACCAACAGATAAATCTGGAACAGAAGAGGTGTCGACTGCTAATGAATCTGATGACAGGGAAAAGCTCAGTGTTGAAGAGGTATCCAGTCCCTCTGCTCTTCACTCTCCTGGGCCTGACTTCAATTTAGACTTTGTTAAATACACATGTAACACCAGAAAGACAGCCATGAAAGAAGGAGACGTGGTTACAATCTCATCTGTTACACAGTCAAGGGTTCAGATTGAGGGCTTCACAAGTGGACGAAACATGTTAG GTTGTGAATTTGTTAAAGCTGTGTCAGGATTTAACTGCCGCCTTTGCAAAGCATTCATCCGCTGTGGAAATGATGTGATTACTCACATCAAAGGCAAGAAACATCAAAAGAACTATCAA ACATATGCCCAGGAACACCCACAGTATGAAGATCACCAGCTATTGCGAAATAAAGAGTTAGAGCAAGTGTTGGAACCTAAGGAGGGAGAAGAAGTAGTGCTATATGAAGTACTTGATAAAGACATTAAATCAAGCTCTTCAAAGCAGAGGAGCCATCGCAAGGATTCACAGAGTGAACAACAGCCAGAG gTACCAATAACAAAATTTGTGGTAGCCCCAGAGGGTTATGATGAAGACTCCCAATTGCAGATCAACTGTGAAGCTGCAGATGTACATTTAGACCTTGGAGACCTTGATAACATTAATGAGGACTCACTTTTGGCAGACCAAAGCGGAGATGAACATGGAGAAAGTACTTTAGAAGAAAAGTTTCCTATATTCGGCCAGATAGAACAGTTTGGAGACGAGGAAGTGCCGGAAAGTGACTTGTCATTATCAGGAACAACACCACAACTTGAT GATGTGGAAGACTTCACTCCAATGGCCACAGATGAATCTGTGAACAACGAAGAGATTGAAAGCCCAATACCACCCGTCTCCATCTCTCCTGGTCAAAACGTCGAGCTTGTGGAGCCAGAGACACCGACGAGTTCACAGGAAGAGGTCGAGGAGTCGCCCCCTGTAAGAGAAACTACCCCTACTGGAAGGCGTGGCCGGAAGAATGCTAGGGGAGGAGCCGGTAGAGGGGGGACAGCACGTGGACGAGGGCGCGGTCGAGGAACAAAACGGGGCACCAGAGCTGCGACAGGTGCAGGCAAGTCTTCAAAAGCTAAAAAAGCGAAAGTAGAAGTAGCTCCAGAGAATGATGATATGGACTTAATGGAGGGATTTGAAATAATAGACGAGATTGGCGATGCTGAAGATTAG